A stretch of DNA from Alistipes sp. ZOR0009:
CCTATGCGGCACCAATCAACGCCATTAAGCACACCGATTTTAAGACACCTTGCCAAACAACCGGGACCTGCCACGATTGTGCTAGCCCTCATCGAATTTGTAACAGCTGGCTAATTATGGAGAAATCGTTTCCAGTTGGTCGTGTTAAGCTTATTTTAGTTGACGAAGATCTGGGTCTTTAACAACCATTGTTGTTTTATATCGTATTAATGTAAGGAGATTGCGGGTGTAATTCGGTAATCTCTTTACATTTTGCAGTAAACCATAAAGCATCAGCTATGACAGAACCTTGTAGTGTACATGTAAAGCTGGCAAAGGAGGCTATCGAAGCTGCTTTTTCGGGGGGAAAAGTATCGCCGCTACAGGCGCACGAGCTAACCCTTCCTGCGGCCTGCTTCGTCTCCCTTCACATGACCGATGGCGCCTTAAGAGGCTGCATTGGTACGCTTGAGCCTCGGAAGAGTTCGCTCTATGAGGAGATAATCGCCAACTCTTTGTCTGCAGCGTTTCATGATCCTCGCTTTGAGCCTCTACGTCAGGAGGAGTTAGGCCATCTTTATATATCGGTTGACGTACTGCATGTGCCCGAGCCAATCGCTTCGGCTGAAGAGTTAGACCCGTTGATTTATGGTGTTATTGTGGAACGAGGTAATAGAAGAGGTGTGCTACTACCCAACCTCCCCTCCATTGCTACCGTAGATAGGCAGCTGGCGATTGCAAAAAGCAAAGCTGGCATTGGAGCCGAGGAGAAGGTTACTCTGTATAGATTTATGGTTGATAGATATTTTTAGCAACATATGGAGGCAAAGTATTACGTATCGGAGAATGGTAAGGTGAGATGCTTGCTCTGTCCGCACAGATGCGCCATTGCCGAGGGGAAATCGGGTATTTGTAGGGTGCGTAAAAACATTAATGGGCGGTTAACCGCCATCAGCTACGGGCTGATATCCGCTTTGGCGCTCGATCCCATCGAGAAGAAGCCGTTATACCACTTCTATCCTGGTTCAAAGATCCTTTCGTTAGGAAATGTTGGGTGTAACTTTGCGTGTCAGTTTTGTCAAAACCATGTTATTGCGCAGGCGGTAGAGTTTGACTTTGATAGGTATGAGCAAAATATCGCCCCAGACTTTGTGGTTAAGAAAGCAAAGGCTGCAGTGGCCGATGGAAACATTGGCGTTGCATATACCTACAACGAGCCAACCGTTGGCTTCGAGTTTATGCTCGATATTGCCAGCCGGGTAAAGGCTAAGGGGCTAAAGAATGTAATGGTATCAAATGGTTTTATCGAAACTGAGCCATTAAAGGAGCTTCTAGATGTTGTTGATGCCTTTAATATCGATTTGAAGTCGAGCACTAACGAGTTTTATGCGCACTTACTGGGTGGCAAGCGCGATCCTGTTCTGAATACGCTCCTAGAGATAGATAGAGCTGGCAGACATTTGGAGATAACCTACCTTGTTATTCCTGACGAGAACGATAATCGTGGGGAGTTTCGTAAAACTTGCCAATGGATTGCTTCCAATTTGGGGCCATCTACCGTTTTGCATGTTACCCGCTACTTTCCTAACTACCATTTTAACCAACCGCCAACGTCGCTTACCTCCATTCTCGATTTGTACGGTATTGCAAGGGAGCATCTGCAGCATGTGTATCTTGGGAATACGGGTATGTCGGAGTATAGCAACACCTACTGCGACCATTGCGGGAAGCTAATGGTGGAGCGGCGAAGCTATCAGGCCAACCTGCTGGGATTATCGAAGGACGGTAAGTGTTTGGGATGCGGTAATGTTGCATGGTAAAACAAATGAAGATGAGCATCAGGGAGAATTATGCCGAAGGTCGGTTTTATGGTAGCACTGCAAGCGCAATTACTCGCGTTTTTGACGATGCGGTTGCAGCCGAGCGTCCTTCTATTTGCTATTCGCTAAAAGATAAGGTGATTTGGGGCGGTGTTGTGCCCCATGCTGGCCATGTGTACTGCGCTCGCGAAGCTGTACATTTCTTCGAGATCGTAAAGGCAAGCGGAGTTTTGTTTGATACGGTCGTTCTTATCAATCCAAACCATACAGGTTACGGCGATGCTGTTTCTATTGACAGCCATTCGCACTGGAAAACCCCTTTAGGGGTGGTTGAGGTTGATATGGAGCTTGCCAATTTGATGAATGTTCCTATTAGTGATGCCGCTCAGCGGTTGGAGCATTCTGCCGAAGTTGTTCTTCCGTTTATACAGCATTTTTTAGGCGATACGATTCGGCTTCTTCCTATCAACATGCGCGATCAGAGCTACAGAAGTGCCACCAATTTAGCCGCCGAACTTCGTTTAGCCGTTACGTCCTTACAGCGTAAGGTGCTGGTTGTCGCTTCTTCCGATTTTAACCATTTTAAAAGGCCGCAGGTGGGCTATGAGCTCGACAGCTACGCCTTGGAGGCTCTTTTGAAGTTCGATCTTCAAGAATTTGAGCGCAGGGTGAAGGATAAGAAGGTTTCTATTTGCGGCTATGGAGCCATTATGGCGCTGCTGCAGTACGCCATGCTGGTTGACGAGCAGCCTAAGGTGGATGTGCTTCGGCGTGGGCACTCCGGCGAGGTGTTTCGCTCCGATGAGGTGGTCGATTATGTATCTTTGCTGGTTTACAGCGAATAACATTCAAACTATTTATGGAGATTTCGGGAATGTTGTAACTTAGTAGCTAATATTTTTTATTTCTTGCAGGTTACTTTTTTTGAAATCGTTGTAGATGGATAGTTTAATGGACAACAATAGGCACTTTAGTGGTTGCAACCAGCTGGGAAGCTTGTCGTGGTTGGCTGTTCTTACTGATTTTTTGGTAGGTGCTGGGCTGTTTTTGCTGCTGGGGATTTTCTCTGGCGGTTTCTCATTTACAAATATTTTTCTTTTTGCTGTTCTTGCGTTTGCTCTTCTTTGGACTTGGAGTAGGCTTAAGTGGTTTGCGATATTCTCGCGCCGAGCAGAAGGATTTAGATGGATTGCTACCCTTCTTGTGACGTTGTTTGTGCTGGCGCTGATGGCTGTTTTTTCGGTGGCTCCTAAGCTTCCTGCAATTTATCCAACACTTTTACTCCTCTCTATACTGACTTTGCTGATGGCGCTTTGGCGTAGCCTCGTTTCTTTTAGACATGTCGCCCTGACGCTGTACAAAAGCCACTTTATAAGCTTCCTTACTGCCTTTATCCTGCTGTTTTTCTCTATTTGGGTTGACTCTATGGGGCAGCGGCTGCTTTGGGCTGGCGCCATTATGTCCGTTGTGGGCATCCCTTCCATAACTTGGCTGCTGGGACGATATCCTTTGCCCCGAAGGGGAACCGAACTGGTAAGTAGGCATCTACTTTTGGTGACGGCTATCTCGGGATTGGCCATTTTGGAGGTTGCTGCAGGGATAAGGCCCGCAGATATTCCCCGCTTGCTGCTCTTTTTGGAGGTGGCTGCCGTGGTGATGCTGCAGTGGAGAACTGTTGTTTGCTTGCTACGAGCCAATAGCGGCGACGAGGCTAACCATATTCGGATGGAGTATGGCTTTTACGTGGCCTACATCCCCCTAATCCTTTTTGTAGTGGGGGTGAAGTTTGGTGTTGGGAGGCTGGCCATACATGCTGGGGTTCAACCGATGTTTGTGCTGGCTATGGCTGCTGGTGTCGCCGGTTTGCTGCTAACGACTGGCGTTTTGGCATTTCTTTTTGGCAGCCTGCAGCAGCTGCTGGGCGTTTGGGCACGATTGGTTGGCGGGGTGCTGCTGCTGGCACTTGTCCCTTTCGTACTGTTTATCGGATTTGCGAGCATGGTGCATCTGCTGCTGTTGGTGCTGGCGCTGGTTGCCGTTGCCGACTGGCTTTTGTCCCGACGTGTGCGCCACTAGCCGTCTTCTTTTTCCATCTTTCCCTTTTTTGGTAAGGTAAGCCTCGCGGTAAGGCTATGATTAGCCGATACGATGGCACTATTTATCCTTTTGGCAAGGTATCTGGCAATCCTGCTGACGGATGTATGCGCTTATTGAGGGTTAATTTACTTAAGAAATGCATTTTGCTACTCAACTTTCGGCTAAAGCGCTACCTTTGCGGAAATTATTTTCCTTATGATACAAATTGACAACGTCATACTCAGCTTAAACGTGTTTGAGAAGCAGTTTTGCTGCGATTTAACCAAGTGTCTCGGCGAATGCTGCGTTGATGGGGAGTCGGGGGCGCCTGTTGAGGAGGCCGAGATTGCCGAAATGGAGCGCGAGTACGAGAATTGGAAGCCTTACATGACTGCTGAGGGGATTGCGGCCGTTGAGGCGCAGGCTGTTGTTGTAAAAGATATTGAAGGGGAATGGACTACACCGCTTATCGAAGGCTGTGAGTGCGCCTACACCTACGAGGAGAACGGAATAACCCTTTGCGCGATAGAAAAGGCGCATGCCGAAGGCAAAACAACCTTCCGTAAACCCGTTTCGTGCCACCTTTATCCAATTAGGGTGAAGAATTTTTCGGGCGGATTGGTTGGTGTGAACTACGACCGTTGGCAAATTTGCGGTCCGGCTCGCATTTTAGGCGAAAAGCTTGGCCTTCCTGTTTACAAGTTCCTCAAGGAGCCCATTATCCGCAAGTTTGGTGAAGAGTTTTACCAAAAGATTGAGGAGGCGGCAGATATGCTTGCCCTGGAGGACGGCAATGAGTAGCTTTCTTTCAATTTAAAGCTGATTTCAACATATTTCATTATAATTATTAAAACAATCCTCGAATTCTCGGGGATTGTTTATTTTAGGGCAACCATAAACTAATAGAAAATGAGTAATATTAAATCTTATATTGACGAGAATAAGGAGCGCATTCTTGACGAACTTTTCGGACTAATTCGCATTCCTTCGATTTCTTCGCAGACCGACCACAAGGCAGACATGCTTAAAGCTGCCGACTACATTAAGGAAGCCATCCTTAAAGCGGGAGCTGATAGGGCAGAGGTTATCCCTTCTGACGGTAACCCTGTTGTATTTGGCGAAAAGATTGTTGATCCTGCCGCTCCAACCGTGCTTATTTACGCGCACTACGACGTTATGCCGGTTGATCCTATTGAGTTGTGGACTTCAAATCCGTTTGAACCCGTAATCCGCGATGGTAAGATTTACGCCCGTGGCGCTAACGACGATAAGGGGCAGATGTTTATCCAGCTAAAGGCTTTTGAATACCTTGTAAAGACTGGACAGCTGAAGACCAACGTTAAGTTTATGATTGAGGGTGAGGAGGAGATCGGCTCGCCTAGCCTTGAGGCTTGGGCAAAGAAGCATAAGGAGCTTGTTGCTGCCGATGTTATCCTAGTGTCTGACACTGGTATGATTGCCGAAGACGTTCCTACCATTACCCAAGGGCTCCGCGGCTTGGCCTACATGGAGGTTGAGGTAACAGGTCCTAACCGCGACCTACACTCTGGCCTTTTTGGAGGTGCAGTTGCCAATCCTATCAACGTGCTTGCAAAGATGATTGCTTCGTGCATCGATGATAACGGCCATATCACCATTCCTGGCTTCTACGACGACGTTCTTGAGGTATCGGCCGAAGATCGCGCCATGCTAGCTAAGGCTCCTTTCGATTTGGAGACCTACAAGAAGGCGTTGGATATCGAGGAGGTAGAGGGCGAGGCTGGTTTTTCGACCAACGAGCGCACCGGTATCCGTCCATCGC
This window harbors:
- the amrS gene encoding AmmeMemoRadiSam system radical SAM enzyme, whose translation is MEAKYYVSENGKVRCLLCPHRCAIAEGKSGICRVRKNINGRLTAISYGLISALALDPIEKKPLYHFYPGSKILSLGNVGCNFACQFCQNHVIAQAVEFDFDRYEQNIAPDFVVKKAKAAVADGNIGVAYTYNEPTVGFEFMLDIASRVKAKGLKNVMVSNGFIETEPLKELLDVVDAFNIDLKSSTNEFYAHLLGGKRDPVLNTLLEIDRAGRHLEITYLVIPDENDNRGEFRKTCQWIASNLGPSTVLHVTRYFPNYHFNQPPTSLTSILDLYGIAREHLQHVYLGNTGMSEYSNTYCDHCGKLMVERRSYQANLLGLSKDGKCLGCGNVAW
- the amrB gene encoding AmmeMemoRadiSam system protein B → MSIRENYAEGRFYGSTASAITRVFDDAVAAERPSICYSLKDKVIWGGVVPHAGHVYCAREAVHFFEIVKASGVLFDTVVLINPNHTGYGDAVSIDSHSHWKTPLGVVEVDMELANLMNVPISDAAQRLEHSAEVVLPFIQHFLGDTIRLLPINMRDQSYRSATNLAAELRLAVTSLQRKVLVVASSDFNHFKRPQVGYELDSYALEALLKFDLQEFERRVKDKKVSICGYGAIMALLQYAMLVDEQPKVDVLRRGHSGEVFRSDEVVDYVSLLVYSE
- a CDS encoding DUF3109 family protein, with protein sequence MIQIDNVILSLNVFEKQFCCDLTKCLGECCVDGESGAPVEEAEIAEMEREYENWKPYMTAEGIAAVEAQAVVVKDIEGEWTTPLIEGCECAYTYEENGITLCAIEKAHAEGKTTFRKPVSCHLYPIRVKNFSGGLVGVNYDRWQICGPARILGEKLGLPVYKFLKEPIIRKFGEEFYQKIEEAADMLALEDGNE
- the amrA gene encoding AmmeMemoRadiSam system protein A, whose protein sequence is MTEPCSVHVKLAKEAIEAAFSGGKVSPLQAHELTLPAACFVSLHMTDGALRGCIGTLEPRKSSLYEEIIANSLSAAFHDPRFEPLRQEELGHLYISVDVLHVPEPIASAEELDPLIYGVIVERGNRRGVLLPNLPSIATVDRQLAIAKSKAGIGAEEKVTLYRFMVDRYF
- a CDS encoding dipeptidase, whose protein sequence is MSNIKSYIDENKERILDELFGLIRIPSISSQTDHKADMLKAADYIKEAILKAGADRAEVIPSDGNPVVFGEKIVDPAAPTVLIYAHYDVMPVDPIELWTSNPFEPVIRDGKIYARGANDDKGQMFIQLKAFEYLVKTGQLKTNVKFMIEGEEEIGSPSLEAWAKKHKELVAADVILVSDTGMIAEDVPTITQGLRGLAYMEVEVTGPNRDLHSGLFGGAVANPINVLAKMIASCIDDNGHITIPGFYDDVLEVSAEDRAMLAKAPFDLETYKKALDIEEVEGEAGFSTNERTGIRPSLDVNGIWGGYTGEGSKTVTPSKAFAKISMRLVPDQDYHKISDLFKAHFEAIAPKSVKVKVTAHHGGYPYVAPSNHPGYIAASKAYVDSYGELPIPVRSGGSIPIITTFEKVLGLKSILMGFGLESDAIHSPNENFSVSRLFKGIETVSYFYSHFNEEMKK